From a single Methylobacterium oryzae genomic region:
- a CDS encoding succinate dehydrogenase/fumarate reductase iron-sulfur subunit, whose amino-acid sequence MTAPVGHAAVDPGAGETLRVHVRRGETVADYAVPRRANQTVLDVVTEIQRDQDPTLAYRFACRVGMCGSCGMTVNGRPRWTCRTRVAAVAPDGELLLEPLRNLPVVKDLAVDMEPFFEKWRRAHGFFEPGENPPEDFAVVEPESAARREVDAGIECINCGVCYAACDLVTWNPDYLGPAALNRAWTLVNDVRDRDRDRLAAVAGDAGCHSCHSHMSCTEHCPKGLSPTFSIAGLKRETGKAALRRFWRRG is encoded by the coding sequence GTGACGGCTCCCGTCGGCCACGCGGCCGTCGACCCGGGTGCAGGCGAGACGCTGCGGGTGCATGTCCGGCGCGGCGAGACCGTCGCGGACTACGCGGTGCCGCGCCGGGCCAACCAGACGGTGCTCGACGTCGTCACCGAGATCCAGCGCGACCAGGACCCGACCCTCGCCTACCGGTTCGCCTGCCGCGTCGGCATGTGCGGCTCCTGCGGCATGACGGTGAACGGGCGCCCGCGCTGGACCTGCCGGACCCGGGTCGCCGCCGTGGCGCCCGACGGAGAGCTTCTGCTGGAGCCCCTGCGCAACCTGCCGGTGGTGAAGGACCTCGCGGTCGACATGGAGCCCTTCTTCGAGAAGTGGCGCCGGGCCCACGGCTTCTTCGAGCCGGGCGAGAACCCGCCCGAGGATTTCGCGGTCGTGGAACCGGAATCCGCCGCGCGCCGGGAGGTCGATGCCGGCATCGAGTGCATCAATTGCGGCGTCTGCTACGCCGCCTGCGATCTGGTGACGTGGAACCCCGACTATCTCGGGCCGGCGGCCCTCAACCGGGCCTGGACGCTGGTCAACGACGTGCGCGACCGCGACCGGGATCGGCTCGCCGCGGTGGCGGGCGATGCCGGCTGCCACTCCTGCCACAGCCACATGAGCTGCACCGAGCACTGTCCGAAGGGCCTGAGCCCGACCTTCTCGATCGCGGGCCTCAAGCGCGAGACCGGCAAGGCGGCGCTGCGCCGGTTCTGGAGGCGCGGATGA
- a CDS encoding ABC transporter substrate-binding protein — MTARSIIRLVGTVAVLWGALGAARAEVSTVRLAKQFGISYLPLTVMEEEGLLEKQAKQRGLDVKAEWLRFTGGSGMNEALLSGNLDLASGGVGPFLTIWGRTQGNLKVKGVAALNAMPLWLVTINPAVKAITDFGPQDKIALPTAKTSIQAITLQMAAEKAFGPGQQAKLDPLTVSMGHPDAQTAMMGGRSEITAHFGSPPFQEMELKDPRARKVLDSYDVMGGPHTFNLVWATNRFVTENPKVTAAFRAALEESLALIRDDPARAAALWIKAEGAKISPEEAVAIIRAPQNAWTTKPERMLAYLAYMNRAGLVSAKADSESELFFPDPNAAGAPKEANR, encoded by the coding sequence ATGACGGCACGGAGCATCATCCGGCTCGTCGGGACGGTCGCGGTCCTATGGGGGGCGCTCGGCGCCGCCCGGGCCGAGGTCTCGACCGTGCGGCTCGCCAAGCAGTTCGGGATCTCCTACCTGCCGCTCACCGTGATGGAGGAGGAGGGCCTGCTCGAGAAGCAGGCCAAGCAGCGCGGGCTCGACGTCAAGGCCGAGTGGCTGCGCTTCACCGGCGGCTCGGGGATGAACGAGGCCCTGCTCTCCGGGAACCTCGACCTCGCCTCCGGCGGCGTCGGCCCGTTCCTGACGATCTGGGGCCGGACGCAGGGCAATCTCAAGGTCAAGGGCGTGGCGGCGCTGAACGCGATGCCGCTCTGGCTGGTCACCATCAACCCGGCGGTGAAGGCGATCACGGATTTCGGGCCCCAGGACAAGATCGCCCTGCCGACCGCCAAGACCTCGATCCAGGCCATCACCCTGCAGATGGCCGCCGAGAAGGCCTTCGGGCCGGGCCAGCAGGCCAAGCTCGACCCGCTCACCGTCTCGATGGGGCACCCGGACGCGCAGACCGCCATGATGGGCGGCCGCTCCGAGATCACCGCCCATTTCGGCTCTCCGCCCTTCCAGGAGATGGAGCTGAAGGACCCGCGCGCCCGCAAGGTGCTCGACAGCTACGACGTGATGGGCGGCCCCCACACCTTCAACCTCGTCTGGGCGACCAACCGCTTCGTCACCGAGAACCCCAAGGTCACGGCGGCCTTCCGGGCGGCGCTGGAGGAGAGCCTCGCGCTGATCCGCGACGACCCGGCCCGGGCCGCCGCCCTGTGGATCAAGGCCGAGGGGGCGAAGATCTCGCCCGAGGAGGCCGTGGCCATCATCCGCGCGCCGCAGAACGCCTGGACCACCAAGCCCGAGCGGATGCTCGCCTACCTCGCGTACATGAACCGGGCCGGGCTGGTCTCGGCCAAGGCCGACAGCGAGAGCGAGCTGTTCTTCCCCGATCCGAACGCTGCCGGCGCTCCGAAGGAGGCCAACCGGTGA
- a CDS encoding CDP-diacylglycerol diphosphatase — protein sequence MDLRRAAAELTRQVRDAVRGRPGTVSPRGSTGRARTGLSRRSLGILLVLAATAVWLAVALVPNLLGKGGALWAIVHGACVPHALRGQGPAPCSLVDLEGGVEKGYAILKDLRGRAQFLLIPTARITGIESPVLLQPGTTNYFAKAWRARTFVEERLGHPLDRRDVSLAVNSRLRRTQGQLHIHIDCVRQDVRDTLRRLAPTIGDRWAPLAEPLVGRPYRAMRVLGEDLGTADPFDLLARDDGARSAMGEHALAVVGAEFPGAKPGFVLLDGLVTSRFGKASNGEVVQDHTCAVAAEPASSGFRPLED from the coding sequence ATGGATTTGCGCAGAGCCGCGGCCGAGCTCACCCGTCAGGTGCGTGACGCCGTCCGCGGCCGGCCGGGCACCGTGTCACCGCGCGGCTCGACGGGGCGCGCGAGGACCGGGCTGTCGCGGCGATCGCTGGGCATCCTGCTCGTCCTCGCGGCGACGGCCGTCTGGCTGGCCGTCGCCCTCGTGCCCAACCTCCTCGGGAAGGGCGGAGCCCTGTGGGCGATCGTGCACGGCGCGTGCGTCCCCCACGCGTTGCGCGGACAGGGCCCCGCACCGTGCAGCCTGGTCGACCTGGAGGGTGGGGTCGAGAAGGGATACGCCATCCTCAAAGACCTTCGCGGGCGGGCGCAGTTCCTCCTGATCCCGACGGCGCGCATCACCGGCATCGAGAGCCCCGTGCTCCTCCAGCCCGGCACGACGAACTACTTCGCCAAGGCGTGGCGCGCCCGAACCTTCGTAGAGGAGCGTCTCGGCCATCCGCTCGACCGGCGGGACGTCAGTCTCGCGGTGAATTCGCGGCTGCGGCGGACTCAGGGGCAGCTGCACATCCACATCGACTGCGTCCGCCAGGATGTCCGCGACACCCTCCGCCGCCTCGCACCCACGATCGGGGATCGCTGGGCCCCTCTCGCGGAGCCGCTGGTCGGTCGCCCGTACAGGGCGATGCGCGTGCTCGGCGAGGATCTCGGCACCGCGGACCCGTTCGACCTGCTGGCGCGCGACGACGGGGCGCGCTCGGCCATGGGCGAGCACGCCCTGGCTGTCGTGGGCGCCGAGTTTCCGGGCGCGAAGCCGGGCTTCGTGCTCCTGGACGGTCTGGTGACCAGCCGCTTCGGCAAGGCCTCCAACGGCGAGGTCGTGCAGGACCACACCTGCGCCGTGGCGGCGGAGCCCGCATCGAGCGGATTTCGGCCACTGGAAGACTGA
- a CDS encoding IlvD/Edd family dehydratase, giving the protein MTDEPHGFDRGLTNYGDRDFARYLRRSFARSMGISVGLLNKPVVGIAMTPSGFNNCHRGMPELVEAVSRGVLAAGALPRPFPTVSLGEVFLNPTSMMYRNLMAMDTEEMIGAQPMDAVVLIGGCDKTVPAQLMGAASADLPAIQLVTGPMSTGRHRGQRLGACTDCRGFWAKYRAGTVDAEEIAEVEGRLSVTAGTCAVMGTASTMACIAEALGMSLPGTAAIPAVHSDRLVAAEETGRAAVRLIETRIRPSQVITQKSVENAIRVLMAVSGSTNAIVHLTAIAGRLGIRISPERFNQISDETPVLVDLKPVGQGYMEDFHAAGGMGALLRELRPLLHLDTMDVEGRMLAERLDEPEAWVDRAVIRTAADPVSPVGGLVALSGSLAPDGAIFKRAAATPELFESEGRAVVFTGLEDLSARIDDPDLDVAPGDILVLQNAGPHAAGMPEAGYLPIPKKLAQAGVKDMVRISDARMSGTAFGSIVLHVAPEAAVGGPLAAVRDGDRIRLSIRDKRVDLLVAQDEIARRLADHRPPPAPARGYKALYRRSVTQAPEGCDFDFLAKAEG; this is encoded by the coding sequence ATGACCGACGAACCGCACGGCTTCGACCGCGGCCTGACCAATTACGGCGACCGCGACTTCGCCCGGTACCTGCGCCGCTCCTTCGCGCGCTCGATGGGCATCTCGGTCGGCCTGCTGAACAAGCCGGTGGTCGGCATCGCCATGACGCCGTCGGGCTTCAACAACTGCCACCGGGGCATGCCCGAGCTGGTGGAGGCGGTCTCCCGCGGCGTGCTGGCGGCCGGCGCCCTGCCGCGGCCGTTCCCGACCGTGTCGCTCGGCGAGGTTTTCCTCAACCCGACCAGCATGATGTACCGCAACCTCATGGCCATGGACACCGAGGAGATGATCGGGGCCCAGCCGATGGACGCGGTGGTGCTGATCGGCGGCTGCGACAAGACCGTGCCGGCCCAGCTCATGGGCGCGGCCTCCGCCGACCTGCCGGCGATCCAGCTCGTCACCGGCCCGATGTCGACCGGCCGCCACCGGGGCCAGCGGCTCGGCGCCTGCACGGATTGCCGGGGCTTCTGGGCCAAGTACCGGGCCGGCACCGTCGACGCCGAGGAGATCGCCGAGGTCGAGGGTCGGCTCTCCGTCACGGCCGGCACCTGCGCGGTGATGGGCACGGCCTCGACCATGGCGTGCATCGCGGAGGCGCTCGGCATGTCGCTGCCGGGCACCGCGGCGATCCCGGCGGTGCATTCCGACCGGCTGGTGGCCGCCGAGGAGACCGGCCGCGCGGCGGTGCGGCTGATCGAGACGCGGATCCGGCCCTCCCAGGTGATCACGCAGAAGTCGGTCGAGAACGCGATCCGCGTGCTGATGGCGGTGTCGGGCTCGACCAACGCCATCGTGCACCTCACCGCCATCGCCGGGCGGCTCGGCATCCGGATCTCGCCCGAGCGGTTCAATCAGATCTCCGACGAGACGCCGGTGCTGGTCGATCTGAAGCCCGTGGGCCAGGGCTACATGGAGGATTTCCACGCCGCCGGCGGCATGGGCGCGCTCCTGCGCGAACTGCGCCCGCTCCTTCACCTCGACACCATGGACGTGGAGGGCCGGATGCTCGCCGAGCGTCTGGACGAGCCGGAGGCCTGGGTCGACCGCGCGGTGATCCGCACCGCGGCGGATCCCGTATCGCCCGTCGGCGGCTTGGTGGCCCTGTCCGGCAGCCTCGCGCCCGACGGGGCGATCTTCAAGCGCGCGGCGGCGACGCCCGAGCTGTTCGAGTCGGAGGGCCGGGCGGTGGTGTTCACCGGCCTGGAGGACCTCTCGGCGCGCATCGACGACCCCGACCTCGATGTGGCGCCCGGCGACATCCTCGTCCTGCAGAATGCCGGCCCGCACGCGGCCGGCATGCCGGAGGCGGGCTACCTGCCGATCCCCAAGAAGCTGGCGCAGGCGGGCGTGAAGGACATGGTGCGCATCTCCGACGCGCGGATGTCGGGCACGGCCTTCGGGTCGATCGTCCTCCACGTGGCCCCGGAGGCCGCGGTGGGCGGACCGCTGGCCGCGGTGCGCGACGGCGACCGCATCCGCCTGTCGATCCGGGACAAGCGCGTCGATCTCCTGGTCGCGCAGGACGAGATCGCCCGCCGGCTCGCCGACCATCGCCCGCCCCCGGCCCCGGCCCGGGGCTACAAGGCGCTCTACCGGCGCAGCGTCACGCAGGCCCCGGAAGGCTGTGACTTCGACTTCCTCGCCAAGGCGGAGGGCTGA
- a CDS encoding TetR/AcrR family transcriptional regulator translates to MPRVSQEQAKLNRQRVVEVASALFRERGLHGIGVVDIMAAAGLTHGGFYGQFASKDALAAEAFDAAISAEYRANLDAFIENYLSLGHVRTPGRGCPVAALVNDVGREPPGSALRARFTQGVKGLAGLIADRLPRASKERRRQRALIALSTMVGAVVLARGVDDEALAGELLEAARSTIPG, encoded by the coding sequence ATGCCGAGGGTCTCGCAGGAGCAAGCCAAGCTGAACCGCCAGCGCGTGGTCGAGGTCGCCTCGGCCCTGTTCCGGGAGCGCGGCCTGCACGGTATCGGCGTCGTCGACATCATGGCGGCCGCGGGCCTGACCCATGGCGGCTTCTACGGTCAGTTCGCCAGCAAGGATGCCCTCGCTGCGGAGGCGTTCGACGCGGCGATCAGCGCCGAGTACCGGGCCAACCTCGACGCCTTCATCGAGAATTACCTCTCCCTGGGGCATGTCCGCACGCCGGGGAGAGGCTGCCCCGTCGCGGCGCTGGTGAACGACGTCGGGCGTGAGCCGCCCGGAAGCGCCCTGCGGGCGCGGTTCACCCAGGGGGTCAAGGGGCTCGCCGGTCTCATCGCGGACAGGCTGCCCAGAGCGTCGAAGGAACGCCGCCGGCAGCGCGCCCTGATCGCGCTGTCGACCATGGTGGGGGCGGTGGTGCTGGCCCGGGGCGTCGACGACGAGGCCCTGGCCGGGGAACTGCTCGAGGCGGCGCGCTCCACGATCCCGGGCTGA
- a CDS encoding efflux RND transporter permease subunit, which translates to MNASGFNLSALAVRERAVTLFLLLAVTAAGIFAFEKLGRAEDPTFTVKTMAVSAAWPGATTDEMQRQVADPLEKRLQELVYYDRVETTVRPGLMLMKVFFKDSMPPARLQSEFYQARKKLSDQASGLPRGVLGPLFNDEFSDVYFALYALQAQGLPHRHLVLRAEDLRQRLLRVPGVEKINILGEQAQKIFVEVSYQRLATLGITGQQLLAALANQNDVTPAGFVEADGPRVYLRLDGAIDGLDAIRDLPVAAGDRSLKLGDIAEVKRGYEDPKTFAIRNDGAPALVLGLVMKPGFNGLSLGEALNAEEVAIHRDLPTGITFTKITDQARVIDDAIHEFMVKFFTALSVVIFVSLVALGFRVGIVVALAVPLTLSAVFVVMMITGRDFDRITLGALIISLGLLVDDAIIAIEMMVVRMEEGADRVSAATHAWSATAAPMLTGTLVTIAGFLPVGFAASTAGEYAGNIFWVVAFSLIVSWIVAVTFTPYLGVKLLPDIKKVEGGHAAIYATRNYQRLRRVVRLSVDHKWMAAGITVALFAAAAVGMGKVEKQFFPNSERSELIVEVTLPTGSAFATTEASVRKVEAAVRALPEAGEITSYIGQGMPRFVLSFDPELPDPAFAQIVVQTADSHARDVLRGKVRKLVDDGRFPEARVRVLQIVFGPPVRFPVAFRVVGPDLTVIRGIAAEVRDVMMANPNMRLVHLDWGDRTPTLHLALDQERLRLIGLTPKEAGQQLQSYLNGTPATQVRENLRSVDVLLRSPGPERRSLGDIGDLTLATRDGRQVPLSQVAHLESRNEDAVLKRYNRETYIRVQGDVIDGKQPPDIHAQIVPELAAIKARLPPGYRIDTAGSVEESEKAMKALVTVFPLMLIMTLTVIMLQVRSFTTMFMVFATAPLGLVGAVPTLLVFHQPFGFNAILGLIALSGILMRNTLILVDQIHHDRAAGLSDYEAIVESTVRRARPVILTAAAAMLAFVPLTHSVFWGALAYVLIGGVGVGTLLTLLFLPALYALWFRVARDAHAPRTAPGPAPVPVPAEP; encoded by the coding sequence ATGAACGCCTCCGGCTTCAATCTCTCGGCCCTGGCGGTGCGCGAGCGCGCCGTCACGCTGTTCCTCCTGCTCGCCGTCACCGCGGCCGGGATCTTCGCCTTCGAGAAGCTCGGGCGCGCCGAGGACCCGACCTTCACGGTCAAGACCATGGCGGTCTCGGCCGCCTGGCCCGGCGCGACCACCGACGAGATGCAGCGGCAGGTCGCCGACCCGCTGGAGAAGCGGCTGCAGGAGCTCGTCTACTACGACCGCGTCGAGACGACCGTCCGCCCCGGCCTGATGCTGATGAAGGTCTTCTTCAAGGACAGTATGCCGCCGGCCCGGCTCCAGTCGGAATTCTACCAAGCGCGCAAGAAGCTCTCCGACCAGGCCTCCGGCCTGCCGCGCGGCGTGCTCGGGCCGCTGTTCAACGACGAGTTCTCGGACGTCTACTTCGCCCTCTACGCGCTCCAGGCCCAGGGGCTGCCGCACCGGCATCTCGTGCTCCGCGCCGAGGACCTGCGCCAGCGGCTGCTGCGCGTGCCCGGCGTCGAGAAGATCAACATCCTCGGCGAGCAGGCGCAGAAGATCTTCGTCGAGGTCTCCTACCAGCGCCTCGCGACCCTGGGCATCACCGGCCAGCAGCTGCTGGCGGCGCTCGCCAACCAGAACGACGTGACGCCGGCCGGCTTCGTCGAGGCCGACGGCCCGCGGGTCTACCTGCGCCTCGACGGCGCCATCGACGGCCTCGACGCGATCCGCGACCTGCCGGTGGCGGCCGGCGACCGCAGCCTCAAGCTCGGCGACATCGCCGAGGTGAAACGCGGCTACGAGGACCCGAAGACCTTCGCGATCCGCAACGACGGCGCGCCGGCCCTGGTGCTCGGCCTCGTGATGAAGCCGGGCTTCAACGGACTGAGCCTGGGCGAGGCGCTGAACGCCGAGGAGGTCGCGATCCATCGCGATCTCCCGACCGGCATCACCTTCACGAAGATCACCGACCAGGCGAGGGTGATCGACGACGCCATCCACGAGTTCATGGTGAAGTTCTTCACAGCGCTCTCGGTGGTGATCTTCGTCAGCCTCGTGGCGCTCGGCTTCCGGGTCGGCATCGTGGTGGCGCTGGCGGTGCCGCTCACCCTCTCGGCCGTGTTCGTGGTGATGATGATCACCGGCCGCGACTTCGACCGCATCACGCTCGGCGCGCTCATCATCTCACTGGGCCTCCTCGTCGACGACGCCATCATCGCCATCGAGATGATGGTGGTGCGCATGGAGGAGGGCGCCGACCGGGTCTCGGCGGCGACCCATGCCTGGAGCGCCACCGCCGCGCCGATGCTGACCGGCACGCTCGTCACCATCGCGGGCTTCCTGCCGGTGGGCTTCGCCGCCTCCACGGCGGGCGAGTATGCCGGCAACATCTTCTGGGTGGTGGCCTTCTCGCTGATCGTCTCGTGGATCGTGGCCGTGACCTTCACGCCCTACCTCGGCGTCAAGCTCCTGCCCGACATCAAGAAGGTCGAGGGCGGGCACGCCGCGATCTACGCCACGCGGAACTACCAGCGCCTGCGCCGGGTCGTGCGGCTCTCGGTCGACCACAAGTGGATGGCCGCCGGCATCACCGTGGCGCTGTTCGCGGCGGCCGCGGTCGGCATGGGCAAGGTCGAGAAGCAGTTCTTCCCGAACTCGGAGCGCTCCGAGCTCATCGTCGAGGTGACGCTGCCGACCGGGTCCGCCTTCGCGACCACCGAGGCCAGCGTCCGGAAGGTCGAGGCGGCCGTGCGCGCGCTGCCCGAGGCGGGCGAGATCACGAGCTATATCGGCCAGGGCATGCCGCGCTTCGTGCTCTCGTTCGACCCGGAGCTGCCGGACCCCGCCTTCGCGCAGATCGTCGTCCAGACCGCGGATTCCCACGCCCGCGACGTGCTGCGCGGCAAGGTGCGCAAGCTCGTGGACGACGGCCGCTTCCCCGAGGCGCGGGTGCGGGTGCTGCAGATCGTGTTCGGGCCGCCGGTGCGCTTCCCCGTCGCCTTCCGGGTGGTCGGGCCCGACCTCACCGTCATCCGGGGCATCGCCGCGGAGGTGCGCGACGTCATGATGGCCAACCCCAACATGCGCCTCGTCCACCTCGACTGGGGCGACAGGACGCCGACTCTGCACCTCGCCCTCGACCAGGAGCGCCTGCGCCTGATCGGCCTGACGCCGAAGGAGGCCGGCCAGCAGCTGCAGAGCTACCTCAACGGGACGCCGGCGACCCAGGTCCGCGAGAACCTCCGCTCCGTGGACGTGCTCCTGCGCAGCCCCGGCCCCGAGCGCCGCTCGCTCGGCGACATCGGCGACCTGACGCTGGCCACGCGGGACGGGCGGCAGGTGCCGCTCTCCCAGGTCGCGCACCTGGAGAGCCGCAACGAGGACGCGGTGCTCAAGCGCTACAACCGCGAGACCTACATCCGCGTGCAGGGCGACGTGATCGACGGCAAGCAGCCGCCGGACATCCACGCGCAGATCGTCCCCGAACTCGCGGCCATCAAGGCGAGGCTGCCGCCCGGCTACCGCATCGACACGGCCGGCTCGGTGGAGGAGAGCGAGAAGGCGATGAAGGCGCTCGTCACGGTCTTCCCGCTGATGCTGATCATGACCCTGACGGTCATCATGCTGCAGGTCCGCTCGTTCACCACGATGTTCATGGTGTTCGCGACCGCGCCGCTCGGCCTCGTCGGGGCGGTCCCGACGCTGCTCGTCTTCCACCAGCCCTTCGGCTTCAACGCGATCCTCGGCCTGATCGCGCTGTCCGGCATCCTGATGCGCAACACGCTGATCCTGGTGGACCAGATCCACCACGACCGCGCGGCGGGCCTGTCGGACTACGAGGCCATCGTCGAGTCGACGGTGCGGCGGGCCCGACCGGTGATCCTGACGGCCGCTGCCGCGATGCTCGCCTTCGTCCCGCTGACCCACTCGGTGTTCTGGGGGGCGCTGGCCTACGTGCTCATCGGCGGCGTCGGCGTCGGGACCCTGCTCACCCTGCTGTTCCTGCCGGCACTCTACGCCCTCTGGTTCCGGGTGGCGCGGGACGCGCACGCGCCGCGGACCGCACCCGGCCCCGCACCGGTGCCCGTGCCGGCCGAGCCCTGA
- a CDS encoding efflux RND transporter periplasmic adaptor subunit: MDARWVIGFAGLALAACSPAETAVTPEPPLVQTVAVAPASAAVARYTGVIRARTESNLGFRVGGKIFERLVDPGDHVRLGQPLMRLDRTDFTLALNAARASVEAARAQMIKARADEERSRKLVGDGWTSKQTYDQNKAAADAAIAQFANAEAQASQIANQAGYSELQADADGVVMEVPTEPGQVVAAGQTVVKLARDGAREAEVFLPEGSRQRAKGTASATLYAEGETTYPAKLRELSATADPATRTYRARYILSGGGETAPLGATVTLQLIPAQGQARASVSVPLGALFDQGGGSAVWRYDAETQTVAAQPVTVARLSEETAEVASGLTPGDRIVALGAHLLRAGEKVRQADASVVEAGR; encoded by the coding sequence ATGGACGCGCGATGGGTGATCGGGTTCGCCGGCTTGGCACTCGCGGCATGCTCGCCGGCCGAGACCGCCGTCACGCCGGAGCCGCCGCTGGTGCAGACCGTCGCGGTCGCGCCCGCCTCGGCGGCGGTGGCGCGCTACACCGGCGTGATCCGGGCGCGCACCGAGAGCAACCTCGGCTTCCGGGTCGGCGGCAAGATCTTCGAGCGCCTCGTCGACCCGGGCGACCACGTGCGCCTCGGCCAGCCCCTGATGCGGCTCGACCGGACCGACTTCACCCTGGCGCTCAACGCGGCCCGCGCCTCGGTCGAGGCGGCCCGCGCGCAGATGATCAAGGCCAGGGCCGACGAGGAGCGCAGCCGCAAGCTCGTCGGCGACGGGTGGACCTCCAAGCAGACCTACGACCAGAACAAGGCGGCCGCCGACGCGGCCATCGCCCAGTTCGCCAACGCCGAGGCGCAGGCGAGCCAGATCGCCAACCAGGCCGGCTATTCCGAGCTCCAGGCCGATGCCGACGGGGTCGTGATGGAGGTGCCGACCGAGCCCGGCCAGGTCGTCGCCGCCGGGCAGACGGTGGTGAAGCTCGCCCGCGACGGCGCGCGCGAGGCGGAGGTGTTCCTGCCGGAGGGGAGCCGGCAACGCGCGAAGGGCACGGCGTCGGCCACCCTCTACGCCGAGGGCGAGACGACCTACCCGGCCAAGCTCCGGGAATTGTCGGCCACGGCCGATCCGGCGACCCGCACATACCGCGCCCGCTACATCCTGTCGGGCGGGGGCGAGACCGCGCCCCTCGGGGCGACTGTGACGCTCCAGCTGATCCCTGCCCAGGGGCAGGCGCGGGCTTCGGTGTCCGTGCCGCTGGGGGCCCTGTTCGACCAGGGCGGCGGCTCGGCCGTCTGGCGCTACGACGCCGAGACCCAGACCGTCGCGGCGCAGCCCGTCACCGTCGCGCGCCTGTCGGAGGAGACCGCGGAAGTCGCCTCGGGCCTGACGCCCGGTGACCGGATCGTCGCGCTCGGCGCCCATCTGCTGAGAGCGGGCGAGAAGGTCCGTCAGGCCGACGCCAGCGTCGTGGAGGCCGGCCGATGA
- a CDS encoding group III truncated hemoglobin, protein MPDVALDEASLARFLDAFYGRVRGDALLGPVFAAAIPDPDWPRHMETVRAFWSSVLFKSGRYKGNPFGKHLALGRLEPEHFARWLDLFGETASAHFPPEPAALLIERAHRIGDSLKAGLFFRPDVLPVPAAGSAAP, encoded by the coding sequence ATGCCCGATGTCGCGCTCGACGAAGCCAGCCTCGCCCGCTTTCTCGATGCCTTCTACGGGCGCGTGCGCGGCGATGCGCTGCTCGGACCCGTCTTCGCGGCCGCGATCCCCGACCCGGACTGGCCGCGGCACATGGAGACCGTCCGGGCGTTCTGGTCCTCGGTCCTCTTCAAGTCAGGCCGGTACAAGGGCAACCCGTTCGGCAAGCATCTCGCGCTGGGCCGCCTCGAGCCCGAGCACTTCGCGCGGTGGCTCGACCTGTTCGGGGAGACGGCCTCCGCCCATTTCCCGCCCGAACCTGCCGCCCTCCTGATCGAGCGCGCGCACCGCATCGGCGACAGCCTGAAGGCGGGCCTGTTCTTCCGGCCAGACGTGCTGCCCGTGCCCGCGGCGGGATCGGCCGCGCCGTGA
- a CDS encoding MFS transporter, producing the protein MAEDGIADSGRAWRRLAAATALGTVGGVGMWSVVVVLPAVQAEFGVDRAAAALPYTLTMVGFAVGGLLMGRLADRIGIVPPLLLGTVCLALGYGLSALATNLWQFALVHGVLVGALGSSVAFGPLMADVSRWFSRRRGLAVALCASGNYLAGTLWPPVVERAVHAYGWRATQAGIGLFCLVAMLPLALAMRGRPPRASATCAAGPQAVTTLSPAALQGLLVVAGTACCVAMAMPQVHIVAYCSDLGYGVARGAQMLSLMLGFGIVSRVASGFVADRIGGLATLLAGALLQAAALALYLAFDDLTSLYVISALFGLFQGGIVPAYAIIVREYLPAEEAGARIGAVLMATLAGMALGGWLTGAIFDATGSYRAAFVNGLAWNAVNVAIVLWLIHCRRARTSPAAL; encoded by the coding sequence ATGGCTGAGGATGGGATTGCCGATTCGGGCCGCGCTTGGCGTCGGCTCGCCGCGGCGACGGCGCTCGGCACGGTCGGAGGCGTCGGCATGTGGTCGGTCGTCGTCGTGCTGCCCGCCGTTCAGGCCGAGTTCGGGGTCGATCGGGCGGCGGCCGCCCTGCCCTATACCCTCACGATGGTCGGCTTCGCGGTCGGCGGCCTCCTGATGGGCCGGCTCGCGGACCGCATCGGCATCGTGCCCCCGCTGCTCCTCGGCACCGTCTGCCTGGCCCTCGGCTACGGGCTCAGCGCCCTCGCGACGAACCTCTGGCAGTTCGCCCTCGTGCACGGCGTGCTCGTCGGGGCGCTCGGCAGCTCGGTCGCCTTCGGACCGCTGATGGCCGACGTGTCGCGCTGGTTCTCGCGCCGGCGAGGGCTCGCCGTCGCGCTGTGCGCGTCCGGCAATTACCTCGCGGGCACGCTCTGGCCGCCGGTGGTGGAGCGCGCGGTCCACGCGTACGGCTGGCGCGCGACGCAGGCCGGAATCGGCCTGTTCTGCCTCGTCGCCATGCTGCCCCTCGCGCTGGCGATGCGGGGCCGGCCGCCGCGGGCTTCGGCGACGTGCGCGGCCGGTCCGCAGGCCGTGACGACGCTGTCGCCCGCGGCGCTGCAGGGCCTCCTCGTCGTGGCCGGCACCGCGTGCTGCGTGGCGATGGCGATGCCGCAGGTCCACATCGTGGCGTACTGCAGCGATCTCGGGTACGGCGTCGCCCGCGGCGCGCAGATGCTGTCGCTGATGCTCGGCTTCGGCATCGTCAGCCGGGTCGCGTCGGGCTTCGTCGCCGACCGGATCGGCGGTCTCGCGACGCTGCTGGCCGGTGCGCTGCTGCAGGCGGCGGCGCTCGCGCTCTACCTCGCGTTCGACGACCTGACCTCGCTCTACGTGATCTCGGCTCTGTTCGGCCTGTTCCAGGGCGGCATCGTGCCGGCCTACGCGATCATCGTGCGCGAGTACCTCCCGGCCGAGGAGGCCGGGGCGCGGATCGGTGCGGTGCTGATGGCGACGCTGGCCGGCATGGCGCTCGGCGGCTGGCTCACGGGGGCGATCTTCGACGCCACCGGCTCCTACCGTGCGGCGTTCGTCAACGGGCTGGCCTGGAACGCCGTCAACGTGGCGATCGTGCTGTGGCTGATTCACTGCCGTCGGGCGCGCACGAGTCCGGCCGCGCTCTGA